AGGGTGCGTTTGGTCGTGCTTGTCGCCAAGCCAGTGCGTCCGGATTCCATCATCATTCATCCATTCACATCCTGTGATCATCGATGTGCCGTGCTCTTACCCCACATTATTAGCGCCTAGATTGTCAATCAATTCTATATCTGCTTTGGCAAAGACAATCACAAACACACCCATGACAAGTCCTCTCCTGTTAGCTCAATCTACGATCCATAAACAGAGAGAAGGATAAACAAATAgatctttagcaaattctttcgACCAAAATAGATCTTGGACTGTGTTACAAATCTGATGTCGTAGTTTTAAGCATGGCAAATCAAACGTCTTTTGAGGGCAAATTACATGTCATGATCTTAGCAATTCCTTTCTGCAAGCATGGCAAATCATGACATGCTCACTTTTCCTTTTGTCAGAATTTACCATGCTTGCTGAAGAGAATTGCATGCTTATGACACGTAATTTGCCCTTGTAAGTGTTTAAACTTTCCATGCTTAAACACCACACATAAGATTTTTAGCATTTTTGAAAATACTCAAGTGAGAGCTGCGGGGGTGGGGGGAAATTGCTTGCTATACATCCCTTCCGACCGACGTAGATGTCTAGCTCCGACCTCACCGACGAACATCTGCTCATGGTGGGACTGACGAAAAAACCACCGGATTCCTCTCGGCATCACTCTCTCCTTCATGCTCTCCATGACCTCCTACGAGCCTACCACCGGACCCTCGCAGCCACCCGCGGACGCCGATGACTCCCCTCCGCCACTTCCCCCACCTTGGCTAGAAACGGATTCAGGTATAGACCAATAAAACCCCTCGCCCAATTCCCGGTTCGTTAGCCCAAAAATAGACTGAAGCCCGCACACGCGCCATATGGGACAGCTAGAACGAGCAGCACCGAGATTCGTGTAGATCCAACGACCACAAAAAAGATCGCGAAAATGAAAACAAACGTCTGAAATTTAGAAAAATTGCATTTTAATAATAACTGCATATAGACTTAAATTAATTAACAAACACATTAAAATATCTCTATATACATCCAATTGACAAAAAAGTTAGAACATCATATACTTCCTTCGTCCAAAAATACTTGCCTGAGGAATTGACGTATATAGGATAAAAAATACGACTAAATACATCCATTTTTTCGACAATTCCAGATGGAGGGAGTTTTCGTGAATAAAGAGAGTACTTGCTTTGGACCAGAGATTTAACAAACGAAATACAGAATACTCTTGAACACTATCGGACGGAGTATCTTATTTCATGGCCATACATGTTAACCTCTATCCTTCCCAAATGATAAGTGGCACCTGTGTGACATGAAGTAACACCGTTCTAACttttttacattataaagttgccATTCAATTTTTCTTCTTCCAAAAGACGGAAACCAGTCATGCAAATAAAAAGCTGCCACGCTTCACAAATAAAATTATCATCCTCTTGTAACAAAAATTGCTATAAAAAAACGTGGAAACGAAATTGCTTCCTGTCGCATGCGTAACACTTATCAGGCTCCTGTCCTTTTGATTTTCGTCTTAGCGAAAGAGTGGTAGCCGGTTTGATTGATTGGATGACGAAGGGATAGAGTAGAAGATGCTCAAGACAGCTAGCAGGACGAGCTTCAAAACTGACCACTCTGTCCGTGTCTGCCAactaacaacaacaggaacaaaaaGGCCACTGCTCTCTTTCTGACCTCATAATACAAAAACTCTAATTATGATAGCTCAGGTTATTTTCAACCTTAGTCCACTATATCTGAGGGTTATAGTCGGTTTTGGTGTTCTGATCGCCGTGTaactctttttctttctcttgtttTTTAATTCTCGGACTCCTTTGTATTTTATTCAGACTATTTCTTTCGTAATAAAATGGTTATATGcaacactcgatgcagaggccggggcaacGCCTCCTTTACGGAAAAAAAATTCGGATAAATTATAAGTTGATTGGTTAATCCTATCTTATCATGTATCTAAACAACTGCTATCTGCTAATTAACAACCGCCGACTAAACCATAGAATATCATAACCATGACATGACAGGTCTTGGACCCTGTTcccccaaaagactagcctgttaGAAGGGAACACTCTTATTtttataagtcgtgttatgtctcctcCGACGATCGATGTGGAACTAAACCCAACATCATGATCCACTAATGAagaaatgacatcaaaaaataaatgaagaaaagaaaaaaaacattatCATCACACACACCATGCATAGTAGGAATACTAGAGCAGAAGAGAGTGGAGAGCAGGCATATGATTGGCCCCCTCTATAAGAGCCACTCCAAACCCACTCCCTTTCCTCATCTCTATCTCTCACACCCACACCCATCTTCTCCTCCTAACAACCGAGCCAGGCTCAAGCGGCGGCGATGGAGGGCAAGGAGGAGGACGTGCGCCTGGGCGCGAACCGCTACTCGGAGCACCAGCCCATCGGCAcggcggcgcagggcggcggaGCCGACGAGAAGGACTACAAGGAGCCGCCCCCGGCCCCCTTCTTCGAGGCCGGGGAGCTCACCTCCTGGTCCTTCTACCGGGCCGGCATCGCCGAGTTCCTGGCCACCTTCCTCTTCCTCTACATCTCGGTGCTCACCGTGATGGGCGTGGTCGGCAACCCGTCGGGGTCCAAGTGCGGCACCGTGGGCATCCAGGGCATCGCGTGGAGCTTCGGCGGCATGATCTTCGTGCTCGTCTACTGCACCGCCGGCATCTCCGGCGGCCACATCAACCCGGCggtcaccttcgggctgttcttGGCCAGGAAGCTGTCGCTCACCAGGGCCGTCTTCTACATCGTGATGCAGTGCCTCGGGGCCATATGCGgcgccggcgtggtgaaggggtTCCAGACCACGCTGTACCAGGGCAACGGCGGCGGCGCCAACTCCGTCGCTGCCGGGTACACCAAGGGGGATGGGTTGGGCGCCGAGATCGTCGGCACGTTCGTGCTGGTGTACACCGTCTTCTCCGCCACCGACGCCAAGCGCAGCGCCAGAGACTCCCACGTCCCCGTAAGTATACGGTTCGCCGGCGCCGTCGTGCAATCGATCAATCATCAATCACTGACTGAGTGATGAGGTGGAACTGATTAAAACCTGACGGGAAACATGCAGATTTTGGCGCCGCTGCCGATCGGGTTCGCGGTGTTCCTGGTGCACCTGGCGACGATCCCCATCACGGGCACCGGCATCAACCCGGCGAGGTCCCTCGGCGCCGCCATCATCTACAACAAGAAGCAGGCGTGGGACGACCACGTAAGAATCAATCATTCATGAGTTTAATATAAGCTTGAAGATGATCATGCATGGTAATTTGGCGCTGGCTAGGGACTGATCGGTCGGTCATCTTCTTGAAACTTGGCAGTGGATCTTCTGGGTGGGACCGTTCATCGGCGCGGCGCTGGCGGCGATCTACCACGTGGTGGTGATCAGGGCGATCCCCTTCAAGAGCCGCGGCTAGTGGACCAATCAGTCTGGGCGGCCATGGATGGAATCTTATCGCTGTTCATCGTCGACCgatcatgtggtggtggtggtggttgctggTGCGCGCGTACGTGGATCGTGTCTCGGCCGCGCACGCTGTAATAGTTCTCAAATCTGCCGTCTCTCCTCGGTGTGTGTGCCTGCCGGCAGCGTCGCCTGTTCAAGTCTGCGAGTTTCAGTCAGTATAGTACCTGCTGTACTACTTTCCCTACCTTTTGCATTGTACCAGTACCACGCACGCCATTTAATCCAGCGTGCATATGTATGTAAATTATTATTAAGAAGGGACGACGATCGAATTAATTGACGATTTTCAATCTTGTATGTGATCAtagtcctccttttcctcctcttcttccacgTTTGACGAGCATTTTTAAGAGGCTAAACCCACGTATTATAAAAAAATTGTGAAATTAACGGAGTCATCATAGACGTTTTCTTCGAATTAATTGACGATTTTCAATCTTGTATGTGATCACCGTCCTTCTGTTCCTCTTTTTCTATCCATGTGAATGATTTCAAGGAACTGAGCTGATCTTGAATTTGACGGTGTCATCATAAACGTCGTCTTTGTAGTCGATAAAAGTCTCTCTTCTCACCTAACGAGCATTGGCCGAAAACCCGAAAAGTATAAAATTAATTTTAGAAAATACGAACACAAATGTCAAATTTAATACCTAAACTTTGCTGGATTGAATATACTTATCACATTTTCCTCTAACCATTTACTGTCATCTTAACTATTCAGATGTAATTTGATGGTCAGAGACAAATTAAAATCTAAGCGGTGGTAATTAAGACACCCAGTGAAAAATTAGGGATGTCTCCTACGTTATCCATAGATTGGTTTACTGTGTTCATGCATACACACGACATTTTTGTTTTGCCAAAGCTAGCAAGCCAGCCAGTGCGACGTGTACATCGATCATGACCAGTGAGCCGATCACTgccaatttttttataaaaaaagcaGTGCTACGGCGGTGGTTACCTGCCGGATAACATAGAGTACGTTGTGTGGAGTATAAAACCCCTCGATCATGACATCAGTCACTAACGGACGGCCGAAAAATACGTTATCCAGGCACATATTCTACGGTATATCTCCATCACATACTACTTAATGCAATACTCCTGGTGCCTACGTAATGCAGCAGGCAATCAACAGTTTCAGCCATACATATTATTAGTCTACAAGTTTCCGCATAGACTTTTTGCTGTGGTAGCACAGGCACCTAACGGCGCGGAATGCAACGCGAGCTACTCACTTAGGTGTCACGGATTCGACAGCTGCATATGGCAGTATATTCTAGATCATCAACGatatatacatatatgtatatatatatacgtgTGTGTGTGTAATGTATGGCTAGGTAGGGTTAGGCAGCTGCGTGACAAGGATGGGGCTCTAGTGATAGATAGGGTTTGGTCTTGGGTGGGAGCAGATACACACGCATATGCATGGCCGGGTCGACAAGGAGAATATGCAACGCGTGTACTACCTTCCTCCCAACGAGGCCAATCATGGAGGTATGTTTAGCCGTTTGTAGCCAAGTTAATTATGCAGCGGCGCCATGTGATCGACCGGTGCTATGGCTACCGAAATTTGGATTTTATTCGAGTATCAAATCGGATGGTTAGAAGGGTGGTGGCCCTTCAGCACGCCAACGATCAAACTTTGAGTTTAAAGCTTTAAGGGAGTCTACAGCCAGACCCCTCAAATCTTTCTCAAAGATCGCTAGGTCATTATCCGGTCATAAAAAAATCCAAACGGGCCTCTTAAACCGGCTTCAGACGTCCGGACTCACTGACACTCTTCATctccagcccaaatatgggggAGCTCGGGAAGGCCCGCCACGTCAGCCTGACGGCTTGGCCCCACATGGACTCGTTGGGAAACCTGAAGGTCCGACGGGTGCCTCGATCGTCGACGCGGTGTGAACGCCGCGTGGCGCCGCTCCGGGTTTACGGCCGGCGCCCCAGCCCTAGCACATCGATCTCCTCCCTTTCTCCGTCGTCACCTCACCACCTTCCTCTCCAAGCCTGTCAGCCATGCCACCACACAGTCGGCATTACACGATCCAGCGTCATCTCTTCCTCCTTCAGCAGGTCCGAATCCGAAGGAAAGTGAGGCTACCTTTGGAACCGGAGGTGGATTTTGAAAGAAGGGGATGAGATGAGGGAGATGCCCGAGGAGGAGCCACGGGCACCGAATGAGGAGGCGGTGCCCCAGGAGCCGTAGGCGGAGGCGCTGCTGccgtgggaatgatcctgacaataatACCATGGGTACGAATGAGGGGCGTAGCCTAGCTATGGCGCAGTgaatacactcggatgtacgagttcgggcCCCATTCGGAAGtgataacagccctacgtctcgagtcctgaggctgatgttttcttatggggtgtGTGATAGTACAAGATGTTGAACCCTCGGGCATGAACTCGGAGATGGCTTATATGGAGTGCGTCAGGACTGACCGAGCCTCATTACAAGGGTgaattaatgctaataactacggaagttactagaaacggcaGCTCTAACTCCAACGTTAGTGGTAACACATGTCTTTATtgcacttcatgtgatagttTAAGTCTGTAGCTGTTGCAATCCCTTCGTTGCTCACGCCTAGATGCAGTCCGAGTGTCAGGGTACATCCGACTCACACGAGACGATCCGAGTGACCTTGTGCAGGGCGAGTGATGTCATGACCGCACCGATGGCTTTTGGAACGCTGATGTTCATGTAGGGTCTTAGGCAGGCGTAGGGATGCAGGTCCGTAGGACTACCCTTAATGTACATCCCCGTCAGCCAccgcaggagcaggaggaggaggcgtcgtcGCAGGAGCCAGAGAAGGAGGAAGCGCGGGCGGCGCAGCGGTGGCACATGCGGCTCAGGTTTCGGCGCACGCCATTTTCGACGAGAAATCAACATACCCTATGGTACCAATAATAGATTTTGTGAGAGTATCAAACTGTCATATCCAATAAATTTAAATGGCATACGAAACATATGTAATACGCATTTCCAAATTACCCCGTGTAGAAAATATATTAATTAAGATTGCATTCTAAAGCAATTTTAAAAATGATTAACATCCAAAATGATAGTATGTTTGAAATCTACATATTTTTAAGGGACTTTCATATAACATGTTAGATTTGAAATTAGAGCTCGGAAATTATggcttttgaaaaatatttgaatcTGCACGAAAAAGAAGGGCTAAACTGCCTACACAAAAAGTAGCTGGGCCGAAAATGCTTGCATCTGCTAGGTGACGCTTTGGCGAGTAATTATATCCTGCGCCCACGGTATAAgggaagagagagaaggaggaaaAATTGGCGGAGAAAGAGGTAATTATATCCTACGCCCACCAGTATAAAGAAAGA
This genomic stretch from Hordeum vulgare subsp. vulgare chromosome 6H, MorexV3_pseudomolecules_assembly, whole genome shotgun sequence harbors:
- the LOC123402895 gene encoding aquaporin PIP1-1-like, yielding MEGKEEDVRLGANRYSEHQPIGTAAQGGGADEKDYKEPPPAPFFEAGELTSWSFYRAGIAEFLATFLFLYISVLTVMGVVGNPSGSKCGTVGIQGIAWSFGGMIFVLVYCTAGISGGHINPAVTFGLFLARKLSLTRAVFYIVMQCLGAICGAGVVKGFQTTLYQGNGGGANSVAAGYTKGDGLGAEIVGTFVLVYTVFSATDAKRSARDSHVPILAPLPIGFAVFLVHLATIPITGTGINPARSLGAAIIYNKKQAWDDHWIFWVGPFIGAALAAIYHVVVIRAIPFKSRG